In the Hordeum vulgare subsp. vulgare chromosome 7H, MorexV3_pseudomolecules_assembly, whole genome shotgun sequence genome, one interval contains:
- the LOC123407079 gene encoding protein FORGETTER 1-like: MAGGGASPSPAAAAPPAAVQVRCAGCRGVLAVAPGMTEFICPKCRMAQRLPPQLMPYSSPPKASPTPPPPQPPPLPPHPQSQPAPPAPALPAASRRSGPRAQGVDPTKIQLPCARCKAILNVPHGLARFRCPQCDVDLAVDISKLQHFLTAAAPGPGFVPPPPPPAPPLPMPHMPFLPMMPPPRMPMPPMVPPPEPPEEINEVALDVEREEDEGDTVGETFMDYRPPKLSLGLPHPDPVVETSSLSAVQPPEPTYNLAIMDELDETRALSCLQIETIVYACQRHLHHLPTGARAGFFIGDGAGVGKGRTIAGLIWENWQQGRHKALWISIGSDLKYDARRDLDDVGAKCVQVHALNKLPYSKLDSKATGITDGVVFVTYSSLIASSEKGHSRLRQLVEWCGSEFEGLVVFDECHKAKNLIPEAGGQPTRTGKSVLEIQDMLPEARVVYCSATGASEPRNLGYMVRLGLWGDGTSFQSFHQFLGALEKGGVGALELVAMDMKARGMYVCRTLSYKGVDFDVVEAPLEDRMMNMYRKAAEFWAELRVELLSASEYYAEDKGNSAHIWRLYWASHQRFFRHMCMSAKVPAVVRLVKEALAEERCVVVGLQSTGEARTEEAITKYGLEMEDFISGPRELLLKLVEDNYPLPPKPDCSQQGEEKVMEVQRKRPDVSSKGRVRKLTKMEDSDDGIDAHYPLESDHELTDSEEELHMCQICNTEEEKSLLLHCSNCATSVHPGCPIPPWTGTLTDDWLCYACKEIIEGYFKERDAYMAELSKRYDNAVDRKSKILEIIRALDLPNNPLDDIIDQLGGPDNVAEITGRRGMLIRASDGKGVVYQARNTKEIAFDMINMHEKQLFMDGEKFIAIISEAGSAGVSLHADRRVKNQRRRVHITLELPWSADRATQQFGRTHRSNQTSAPVYRILFTNLGGEKRFASIVAKRLESLGALTQGDRRAGPSLSAFNYDSSYGKKALTMMYRGIMEQDAFPVVPLGCSENQSSLQEFITRSKAALVAVGIVRDAVICIGKHGAKLTGRIVDSDMHDVARFLNRILGLAPNIQNGLFDLFTSILDVVIQNARSEGQLDSGIVDIKAKRVEMKEPPKTVHVDSLSGASTVLFTLTIDRGVTWESANAMLEERQKDGACSSNDGFYESRREWMGRRHFMLAFEGSTERMYRVTRPAVGEASKEMPLAELEGKYKKVSSADKTGEGWQEEYDVSSKQCMHGPKCRLGSDCTVGRRLQEINVLGGLILPVWGAVEKALNKQARQAHKRIRVVRLETTDDNHRIVGLVIPNAAVESVLEGLQWVQDIDE; this comes from the coding sequence ATGGCCGGCGGCGGCGCTTCCCCTTCCCCGGCGGCGGCCGCCCCCCCGGCTGCCGTCCAGGTGCGCTGCGCCGGCTGCCGCGGCGTCCTCGCCGTGGCCCCCGGCATGACCGAGTTCATCTGCCCCAAATGCCGCATGGCGCAGCGCCTCCCCCCGCAGCTCATGCCCTACTCCTCCCCGCCCAAGGCGTCCCCTACCCCGCCTCCGCCCCagcctcctccccttcctcctcaCCCTCAGTCTCAGCCCGCGCCTCCCGCTCCCGCTCTCCCCGCCGCTTCCCGCCGCTCTGGGCCGCGGGCGCAGGGCGTGGACCCCACCAAGATCCAGCTGCCCTGCGCGCGCTGCAAGGCCATCCTCAACGTGCCGCACGGCCTCGCCCGCTTCCGCTGCCCGCAGTGCGACGTCGACCTCGCCGTCGACATCTCCAAGCTCCAGCATTTCCttaccgccgccgcccctgggccTGGCTTCGTTCCTCCACCGCCTCCGCCCGCGCCTCCGCTCCCAATGCCGCACATGCCCTTCCTGCCGATGATGCCGCCCCCGCGCATGCCGATGCCCCCAATGGTCCCGCCACCCGAGCCGCCGGAGGAGATCAACGAGGTTGCGCTTGACGTTGAACGCGAGGAAGATGAAGGTGACACTGTTGGTGAAACTTTCATGGACTACAGGCCTCCTAAGCTGTCTCTTGGTCTTCCTCATCCGGATCCTGTGGTGGAGACTTCATCTTTATCAGCTGTGCAGCCTCCTGAGCCTACTTACAACTTGGCTATCATGGATGAATTGGATGAGACCAGGGCATTGTCATGCTTACAGATTGAGACAATTGTGTATGCTTGTCAgaggcatcttcatcatctcCCTACTGGTGCTAGAGCAGGTTTCTTCATTGGTGATGGAGCCGGTGTTGGTAAAGGGCGTACAATTGCTGGATTGATTTGGGAGAATTGGCAACAGGGGAGGCATAAGGCATTGTGGATTTCCATTGGTTCAGACTTGAAATATGATGCCCGCAGAGATTTGGATGATGTtggtgcaaaatgtgtgcaagtgCACGCGTTGAACAAGCTGCCATATTCTAAGTTAGACTCGAAGGCCACTGGGATCACAGACGGAGTTGTTTTTGTAACTTATAGCAGTTTAATAGCATCTTCTGAGAAAGGACATTCACGGTTGCGGCAGCTGGTAGAGTGGTGTGGATCTGAGTTCGAAGGTCTTGTGGTGTTTGATGAGTGCCACAAGGCTAAAAATCTGATTCCTGAGGCAGGAGGTCAGCCCACACGCACTGGTAAATCAGTTCTTGAGATCCAAGACATGTTACCTGAAGCTCGAGTGGTTTACTGCTCAGCAACTGGTGCATCAGAGCCTCGGAATTTAGGCTACATGGTCCGGCTTGGTCTCTGGGGAGACGGAACATCATTTCAGAGTTTTCACCAATTTTTAGGTGCTCTTGAGAAAGGTGGTGTGGGTGCCCTTGAACTTGTTGCTATGGACATGAAAGCTAGGGGTATGTATGTTTGCCGCACACTAAGTTATAAGGGTGTTGATTTTGATGTTGTGGAGGCACCTCTAGAGGACAGAATGATGAATATGTATAGAAAGGCAGCTGAATTTTGGGCTGAGTTGCGTGTTGAGCTCCTATCGGCAAGTGAGTACTATGCAGAAGACaagggcaattcagctcacatatggCGGTTATACTGGGCCAGCCATCAGCGTTTCTTTAGGCATATGTGTATGTCTGCAAAGGTACCTGCTGTTGTGAGGTTGGTGAAGGAAGCCTTAGCAGAAGAAAGATGTGTGGTGGTTGGTCTCCAGAGCACTGGTGAAGCTCGAACAGAGGAAGCTATCACAAAATATGGTCTTGAAATGGAAGACTTTATTTCTGGTCCTAGAGAGTTGCTTCTTAAGCTGGTAGAAGATAACTATCCCTTGCCTCCAAAACCCGATTGTTCTCAGCAAGGTGAAGAAAAGGTTATGGAGGTCCAGCGTAAGCGACCCGATGTATCCTCAAAAGGACGAGTTAGGAAACTCACAAAAATGgaagatagtgatgatggaaTAGATGCGCACTATCCGTTGGAGTCAGACCATGAATTAACAGATTCTGAAGAGGAATTGCATATGTGTCAGATCTGCAATACCGAGGAGGAGAAGAGCCTGTTGCTTCATTGTTCCAATTGTGCTACAAGTGTTCACCCTGGCTGTCCAATTCCACCATGGACTGGAACGTTGACAGATGATTGGTTATGTTATGCATGCAAGGAGATAATAGAAGGCTATTTTAAAGAGAGGGATGCTTACATGGCTGAACTATCAAAGAGATATGACAATGCAGTGGACAGGAAGTCAAAGATTTTAGAAATCATCCGTGCTTTAGATTTGCCTAATAATCCTCTAGATGATATCATTGATCAGCTAGGTGGTCCAGACAATGTTGCAGAAATAACTGGAAGGCGTGGTATGCTAATAAGAGCATCAGATGGAAAAGGTGTTGTTTACCAGGCACGGAACACGAAAGAAATTGCatttgacatgatcaatatgcatgAAAAGCAGCTATTCATGGACGGAGAAAAGTTTATCGCAATAATATCGGAAGCAGGATCAGCTGGTGTTTCCTTACATGCTGATCGAAGGGTTAAAAATCAGAGAAGAAGAGTACACATAACACTTGAACTTCCATGGAGTGCAGACCGTGCAACCCAGCAGTTTGGGAGAACACATCGTTCTAATCAAACTTCTGCACCTGTATATAGGATTCTTTTTACCAACCTTGGTGGTGAAAAGCGATTTGCATCAATTGTGGCAAAGCGACTAGAGTCTCTTGGAGCTTTAACACAAGGAGATCGAAGAGCTGGACCATCACTTAGTGCTTTTAACTATGACAGCAGTTATGGGAAAAAAGCCCTGACAATGATGTACAGGGGTATAATGGAACAGGATGCATTTCCAGTTGTGCCTTTGGGATGCTCGGAGAATCAATCTAGTCTCCAAGAATTCATCACTAGATCAAAAGCTGCGTTAGTGGCAGTTGGAATTGTCAGGGATGCTGTAATCTGCATTGGAAAACATGGAGCAAAGCTTACTGGTAGAATTGTTGATTCTGATATGCATGATGTGGCCCGTTTCCTCAACCGTATTCTGGGATTAGCTCCAAACATCCAGAATGGGTTATTTGATCTCTTCACAAGCATACTCGACGTGGTAATTCAGAATGCACGAAGCGAAGGACAGCTTGATTCTGGTATTGTTGATATTAAAGCAAAAAGGGTTGAAATGAAAGAACCGCCGAAGACAGTTCATGTTGATAGCCTGTCCGGTGCTTCCACGGTGTTGTTCACTCTTACAATTGACCGTGGAGTTACTTGGGAGTCAGCAAATGCAATGCTTGaagaaaggcagaaagatggtgcATGCTCTTCTAATGACGGGTTTTACGAGTCCAGGAGGGAATGGATGGGCAGAAGACATTTCATGCTAGCGTTTGAAGGCTCAACGGAAAGAATGTACAGAGTAACTCGCCCTGCCGTCGGGGAAGCTTCGAAGGAGATGCCTTTGGCTGAACTAGAAGGAAAGTACAAGAAGGTCTCATCGGCTGACAAAACTGGGGAAGGCTGGCAGGAAGAATACGATGTGTCGTCCAAGCAGTGCATGCATGGGCCCAAGTGCAGACTTGGAAGCGATTGTACTGTGGGCAGAAGGTTACAAGAGATTAATGTTTTGGGTGGTCTAATACTTCCTGTGTGGGGTGCAGTAGAAAAGGCCCTGAATAAGCAGGCCCGACAGGCTCACAAGAGGATACGTGTCGTCCGCCTGGAGACAACAGATGACAACCATCGGATTGTTGGGCTTGTCATTCCAAACGCAGCAGTGGAGTCGGTGTTAGAAGGTCTGCAGTGGGTCCAGGACATCGATGAATGA